In a genomic window of Sutcliffiella sp. FSL R7-0096:
- the hpaB gene encoding 4-hydroxyphenylacetate 3-monooxygenase, oxygenase component codes for MGIINGKQYLDRINSLQSNVWYNGEQIKGNISEHPAFSGVMKSQAALYDMQHENKHKDIMTFTSDTTGNLVGTSFLRPTSKEDLEKRRKMIQLWAKSTFGMMGRSPDYKNSTLMALASSADLLEEQGPQFPKNLRNFYEYARETDLSFTHTFISPQVNRSSYHYEDDENIVAARMIDKNSEGIVIKGARLLATQGGITDEIIISSSGLKMFDEPFAYAFSIPSNTEGLKFICRESFSYDSSQFNHPLGSRFEEMDAIVVLDNVLVPWDRVFVSENIEVANKLYAISNFKPLVTHQVVSRQVMKAEFILGVAQLLVNTIAIGEYGHVKEKISEIIIAVESHKALLLASEINAKPDKHGTMVPDVNPLSVAIAQFPKVYPRFIEILQLLGASGLVSIPTEIDLESPIRPDIDQYLQSATTDAQTRIKLFRLAWDVSMSAFGSRQTLYERFFFGCPTRLAMGLYHEYNRKELVEDVARELGCEAK; via the coding sequence ATGGGAATAATAAATGGCAAACAGTATCTGGACCGGATCAACTCGCTTCAATCAAACGTGTGGTACAACGGGGAGCAGATTAAAGGGAATATTTCGGAGCACCCCGCATTTTCCGGTGTGATGAAAAGCCAAGCAGCCTTATATGATATGCAACATGAAAATAAACATAAAGATATTATGACATTTACTTCTGATACTACGGGGAATTTGGTGGGTACCTCCTTTCTTCGTCCAACCTCAAAAGAAGATTTGGAGAAAAGAAGAAAGATGATACAACTCTGGGCAAAGTCAACGTTCGGTATGATGGGCCGGTCTCCAGACTATAAAAATTCTACCCTGATGGCACTGGCTTCTTCTGCAGACCTTTTGGAGGAACAAGGTCCACAGTTTCCTAAAAACCTAAGGAACTTTTATGAATATGCCAGAGAAACTGATCTTTCCTTCACCCACACATTCATCTCGCCACAGGTAAATCGCTCTTCATACCATTATGAAGATGATGAAAATATCGTGGCGGCACGGATGATCGATAAAAACTCAGAAGGTATTGTCATAAAAGGTGCCCGTTTATTGGCAACACAAGGTGGCATCACCGATGAAATTATCATCTCCTCATCTGGATTAAAGATGTTTGATGAGCCCTTCGCTTATGCTTTTAGTATCCCAAGTAACACAGAGGGGTTAAAATTCATCTGCAGGGAATCCTTCTCTTATGATTCCTCACAATTTAACCATCCACTTGGATCGCGTTTTGAAGAGATGGATGCTATTGTCGTGCTTGATAATGTCTTGGTACCATGGGACCGCGTATTTGTATCGGAAAACATTGAAGTGGCAAATAAGCTCTATGCCATAAGCAATTTCAAACCGCTTGTCACCCATCAGGTAGTTTCTAGACAAGTGATGAAAGCGGAATTCATTCTAGGTGTGGCACAATTACTGGTCAACACCATCGCCATCGGTGAGTATGGGCATGTCAAAGAAAAAATCAGCGAAATCATCATAGCAGTCGAAAGTCACAAAGCTTTGCTTCTTGCTTCGGAAATCAATGCCAAACCGGATAAACATGGGACGATGGTTCCGGATGTGAACCCTCTTTCCGTTGCAATCGCTCAATTTCCAAAGGTGTATCCAAGATTCATAGAGATTCTTCAACTTCTCGGTGCCAGCGGGTTAGTGTCCATTCCAACAGAGATAGATTTGGAATCACCGATACGGCCCGACATAGATCAATATCTGCAATCAGCCACTACAGATGCACAGACCCGCATCAAGCTGTTCCGTCTCGCATGGGATGTCAGCATGAGCGCATTTGGTTCCAGACAAACCTTATATGAACGCTTTTTCTTTGGTTGTCCGACCCGTTTGGCAATGGGGCTTTACCATGAGTACAATAGAAAAGAATTGGTGGAAGACGTGGCGAGAGAACTTGGGTGTGAAGCAAAGTAA
- a CDS encoding alanine racemase, with protein MNQKWKDLDTPTLLLDKTTLSANIRTMSDFAKENGLKLRPHIKTHKSKEIAKLQMEHGAIGLTTAKLEEAEVLAHAGITDILVAYPISSQVKIERAIALLQKGIDLKIAVDSLEQIKLLQKALEKTGHNLEVWIKVNSGLNRCGVEPRGDAVELAKAVLFLSQLRIGGIFTHAGHSYGARDAKELERIAIAEAEAVVSSAEACEKVGIPIPVRSVGSTPTYRLAGLVEGITEVRPGNAVFFDSIQVGLGVAKREDCALSVLASVVGVYQDRIVLDTGSKTLCLDKGAHGLDSVKGYGYVVDHPELTIERLSEEHGVAVFESSSDLRLNDKVRIIPNHACTVANMFDEYTLVEGDGVVGQWKVDARGMRK; from the coding sequence ATGAATCAGAAATGGAAGGATCTTGATACACCTACATTATTATTGGATAAGACGACTTTATCGGCAAATATCCGCACGATGAGTGATTTTGCAAAAGAAAACGGCTTGAAATTACGGCCTCATATAAAAACCCACAAATCAAAAGAAATCGCCAAGCTGCAAATGGAGCATGGTGCCATAGGGCTCACGACTGCCAAGCTAGAAGAGGCGGAAGTATTGGCACATGCTGGTATCACTGATATTTTAGTGGCATACCCGATTTCGAGTCAGGTGAAAATAGAGCGTGCCATCGCTTTGCTTCAAAAAGGAATCGACCTGAAGATTGCAGTCGATAGCTTGGAGCAGATCAAGCTATTGCAAAAAGCCCTGGAGAAGACAGGACACAATTTGGAAGTCTGGATCAAGGTGAATTCCGGATTGAATCGTTGCGGCGTGGAGCCAAGGGGAGATGCTGTGGAGCTTGCTAAAGCGGTGTTATTTTTGTCCCAGCTTCGAATAGGAGGAATCTTTACCCATGCAGGACATTCTTATGGGGCAAGGGATGCAAAGGAACTGGAGCGCATCGCGATCGCAGAGGCCGAAGCGGTGGTCAGCAGCGCAGAAGCTTGCGAGAAAGTGGGAATTCCAATACCGGTGAGAAGCGTGGGTTCCACGCCGACCTACCGACTAGCAGGTTTGGTAGAGGGGATTACAGAAGTCCGACCAGGGAATGCGGTGTTTTTTGATAGCATCCAAGTGGGACTTGGGGTAGCTAAAAGAGAGGACTGTGCGCTGTCCGTACTGGCTTCAGTTGTTGGCGTTTATCAGGATAGAATCGTTTTAGATACCGGAAGTAAGACATTATGTCTCGATAAAGGGGCACACGGTTTGGATTCAGTAAAAGGATACGGGTATGTGGTGGACCATCCGGAGCTGACGATTGAAAGGCTGTCTGAGGAGCATGGTGTGGCTGTGTTTGAAAGTAGCAGTGACTTGCGTTTGAATGACAAAGTCCGGATTATCCCCAATCATGCCTGTACAGTGGCTAATATGTTTGATGAATATACGCTAGTGGAAGGGGATGGTGTTGTGGGTCAGTGGAAAGTGGATGCAAGGGGGATGAGGAAGTAG
- a CDS encoding dipeptidase, giving the protein MTIATITSYLTENRERHLNELKELLAIPSVSALPVHHADTLDAAEWVANSLRKLGMENVGLHPTKGHPIVYGEWLKAGDKPTVLIYGHYDVQPVDPLHLWNTPPFEPAIRDERIYARGASDDKGQTFMHLKALEAVLATTGTLPFNFKFCIEGEEEVGSPNLPSFVEENKEMLAADVVVVSDTAMIEEDKPTICYGLRGMCGFQLDVKGPKRDLHSGLYGGAVANPIHAVVELLNSFHDGNGVVTVDGFYDKVVPLTAEEKAAFEAIGFNEAAVKEEVGVQEFYGEKGYSFYERTWVRPTLEVNGVYGGFQGDGIKTVLPSEANAKITCRLVPDQDPDEILALLQDHVARHKPAGVEISVSLFDKGAPFVTPFNHPAIQAASRAFEKVWEVPTTFTRGGGSLPIVSTLDEVLQAPIVLMGFGLPSDNVHAPNENFKLKNFDKGLLTLCAYWEELARVMDVE; this is encoded by the coding sequence CCTTCCCGTACATCATGCAGATACATTGGACGCTGCGGAATGGGTGGCCAATTCATTAAGGAAGCTTGGCATGGAAAATGTGGGGCTACACCCTACAAAAGGTCATCCGATTGTTTACGGCGAATGGTTGAAAGCTGGGGATAAGCCGACCGTGCTGATCTATGGGCATTATGACGTACAGCCTGTTGATCCCCTCCATTTATGGAATACCCCGCCTTTTGAGCCCGCAATCCGAGACGAGCGTATTTATGCTCGCGGGGCCAGTGATGACAAAGGGCAAACATTCATGCATTTAAAGGCTTTGGAAGCAGTTCTTGCCACAACGGGAACATTGCCTTTCAATTTCAAATTTTGTATAGAAGGCGAAGAAGAAGTCGGGAGCCCGAACCTACCATCTTTTGTGGAGGAAAATAAAGAAATGCTTGCTGCAGATGTCGTGGTAGTGTCAGACACAGCCATGATTGAAGAGGACAAGCCGACCATCTGCTATGGCCTGCGCGGAATGTGTGGATTTCAGTTGGATGTGAAAGGTCCGAAGCGCGACCTGCACTCTGGGCTTTATGGTGGGGCCGTAGCCAACCCGATTCATGCGGTGGTGGAATTGTTGAATTCATTCCATGACGGAAATGGTGTGGTGACCGTAGATGGATTTTATGACAAAGTGGTTCCTTTGACAGCCGAAGAGAAAGCCGCTTTTGAAGCGATTGGATTCAATGAGGCTGCCGTGAAAGAAGAAGTTGGTGTGCAGGAGTTTTATGGTGAAAAAGGGTACAGTTTTTATGAACGCACATGGGTCCGACCGACATTGGAAGTGAATGGTGTATACGGTGGGTTCCAGGGCGATGGGATTAAAACCGTCCTACCTTCCGAAGCAAATGCAAAAATTACTTGCCGCCTCGTGCCAGACCAGGACCCAGATGAAATTCTTGCCCTATTACAAGATCATGTTGCAAGGCACAAACCTGCTGGTGTGGAAATCTCGGTTTCCCTTTTTGATAAAGGTGCGCCGTTTGTGACACCTTTTAATCATCCTGCCATCCAAGCGGCAAGCCGTGCCTTTGAAAAGGTATGGGAAGTCCCGACCACCTTTACGCGCGGCGGCGGATCGTTACCGATTGTCTCCACGCTTGATGAAGTGTTGCAGGCACCGATCGTGCTGATGGGGTTCGGCTTGCCATCTGATAATGTGCATGCGCCAAATGAAAATTTCAAGCTGAAGAATTTTGATAAAGGGCTTCTGACGCTTTGTGCGTATTGGGAGGAGCTGGCAAGGGTAATGGATGTGGAATGA